The following are from one region of the Geotrypetes seraphini chromosome 12, aGeoSer1.1, whole genome shotgun sequence genome:
- the HPDL gene encoding 4-hydroxyphenylpyruvate dioxygenase-like protein yields the protein MATPFLSLNHIAFHVTNGVALLQKLVNKFQFHLFAMRITETAQQFAVKKGAAIFVVNEKPKSGVATAQQWALWQANRLGLNQECTDLSCIPFNDALPRACPELDLLYDICPSCSVDTASNVSFEVEDVGSLCKQLHAHGCQILIPPTEIHDDSGCVIYSVIKSIVGNISHTLIDRSRYKGEFLPGFQVIDSPAIPSGLTEITHFDHVTYACPQGSSTQILKWYEKCFGFQRFQLHQEESAEGGFVISDDGIGLRLSAMQYWKCSKMALTLVAPSKVPDCRFVLAESLPGQGRNQVDTFLEQHGGAGIQHVALYTPDIIATARAFYCAGVQFVTPPPAYYTEPGKEEEIRAVGQDLQLLSQLGVLLDTDVSNKGEGRGCRGMVENRRHLMQIFTKPIFSEETFFLELIQRQGASGFGEGNIRALWHAVQAFIDQKEHVQSS from the coding sequence ATGGCTACTCCTTTCCTAAGTTTGAACCACATTGCATTTCACGTCACCAATGGGGTAGCACTGCTCCAGAAACTGGTCAACAAATTCCAGTTTCATCTGTTTGCCATGAGAATCACAGAGACAGCTCAACAGTTTGCAGTGAAGAAAGGCGCTGCAATTTTCGTAGTCAACGAGAAACCGAAGTCAGGTGTTGCTACAGCACAACAGTGGGCACTCTGGCAGGCGAATAGACTGGGCTTGAACCAAGAATGTACTGATCTGTCATGCATTCCTTTTAATGATGCACTGCCCAGAGCTTGCCCAGAGCTTGATCTCTTATATGACATATGTCCATCTTGCTCTGTAGACACAGCTTCAAATGTGAGCTTTGAGGTGGAGGATGTGGGTAGTCTTTGCAAACAACTCCATGCTCATGGCTGCCAGATCCTCATCCCACCCACTGAAATTCATGATGATTCAGGATGTGTGATTTACTCTGTGATTAAATCCATCGTGGGAAACATCTCCCACACCTTAATTGATCGATCACGCTACAAAGGTGAGTTCTTGCCAGGATTTCAAGTCATAGACTCTCCTGCTATTCCATCAGGCTTGACAGAGATAACACACTTTGATCATGTGACCTATGCCTGCCCTCAGGGGAGTAGCACTCAGATCTTAAAATGGTATGAGAAGTGCTTTGGTTTTCAAAGGTTTCAGCTGCATCAGGAGGAGAGTGCAGAAGGTGGTTTTGTCATCAGTGATGATGGCATAGGACTTCGCCTCTCTGCTATGCAATACTGGAAATGTAGCAAAATGGCTTTAACCTTAGTGGCACCCAGCAAAGTGCCAGACTGCAGGTTTGTTTTGGCTGAGTCCTTGCCAGGACAGGGCAGGAATCAGGTGGACACATTCCTGGAGCAACATGGAGGGGCAGGGATCCAGCATGTGGCACTATACACACCAGACATTATTGCTACTGCCAGGGCCTTTTATTGTGCTGGGGTTCAGTTTGTAACTCCACCCCCAGCTTATTACACAGAGCCTGGGAAAGAGGAGGAGATTAGAGCTGTAGGACAAGATCTCCAATTACTTTCACAACTTGGGGTCCTGCTAGACACAGATGTATCTAATAAGGGTGAAGGAAGAGGTTGCCGAGGCATGGTGGAAAACAGGAGACATCTGATGCAAATCTTCACAAAGCCCATCTTCTCAGAAGAGACCTTCTTCCTGGAACTCATTCAGCGGCAGGGAGCTTCTGGCTTTGGGGAGGGAAATATCCGGGCATTATGGCATGCAGTGCAAGCATTTATAGACCAGAAAGAACATGTACAGAGCAGCTAA